Proteins encoded in a region of the Sugiyamaella lignohabitans strain CBS 10342 chromosome B, complete sequence genome:
- the TGS1 gene encoding Tgs1p (Trimethyl guanosine synthase, conserved nucleolar methyl transferase; converts the m(7)G cap structure of snRNAs, snoRNAs, and telomerase TLC1 RNA to m(2,2,7)G; also required for nucleolar assembly and splicing of meiotic pre-mRNAs; interacts with Swm2p, which may confer substrate specificity on Tgs1p; GO_component: GO:0005730 - nucleolus [Evidence IEA]; GO_component: GO:0005730 - nucleolus [Evidence IDA] [PMID 11983179]; GO_component: GO:0005634 - nucleus [Evidence IEA]; GO_function: GO:0008173 - RNA methyltransferase activity [Evidence IMP,ISS] [PMID 11983179]; GO_function: GO:0008168 - methyltransferase activity [Evidence IEA,IEA]; GO_function: GO:0016740 - transferase activity [Evidence IEA]; GO_process: GO:0009452 - 7-methylguanosine RNA capping [Evidence IEA]; GO_process: GO:0036261 - 7-methylguanosine cap hypermethylation [Evidence IMP] [PMID 11983179]; GO_process: GO:0001510 - RNA methylation [Evidence IEA]; GO_process: GO:0001510 - RNA methylation [Evidence IMP] [PMID 11983179]; GO_process: GO:0007126 - meiotic nuclear division [Evidence IMP] [PMID 21398639]; GO_process: GO:0032259 - methylation [Evidence IEA]; GO_process: GO:0017126 - nucleologenesis [Evidence IMP] [PMID 15340060]; GO_process: GO:0032210 - regulation of telomere maintenance via telomerase [Evidence IMP] [PMID 18273059]; GO_process: GO:0032210 - regulation of telomere maintenance via telomerase [Evidence IMP] [PMID 18840651]): MGRKRHRLSGEVLKYYRFRHDIFSLFDQGIKLTEEQWYSVTPESVAVTTAIQISERYPLGTIVIDGFGGAGGNTIQFALSEYFEQVYYNDLNHINTELAIHNSKIYDTFEWIQFMTKDFFSLKKDDFQNPDSGCETSDNIVIFASPPWGGPSYTSSDVWDLSTSEPSVFDIVKHCRTITNQICLFLPRTSNLDQISTLVLEGEEVLVDYVFIRGHCKGMLVFLGTMVS, encoded by the coding sequence ATGGGTCGTAAGCGACACCGTCTGAGTGGCGAGGTGCTAAAATACTATCGATTTCGACATGACATCTTCTCTTTATTTGATCAAGGTATCAAATTGACAGAAGAGCAGTGGTATAGTGTAACACCAGAATCAGTGGCAGTGACCACTGCAATTCAGATCTCAGAAAGATATCCCTTAGGAACCATAGTTATAGATGGATTCGGTGGGGCGGGTGGAAATACTATACAATTCGCATTAAGTGAGTACTTTGAGCAAGTATATTATAATGACCTCAATCATATAAATACTGAGTTGGCAATTCACAATTCCAAAATATATGATACTTTCGAATGGATTCAATTCATGACCAAGGACTTTTTTAGTTTAAAAAAGGATGATTTTCAAAATCCTGACTCTGGATGTGAGACGAGCGACAATATTGTCATATTTGCTAGTCCTCCGTGGGGTGGTCCATCATACACATCAAGTGATGTTTGGGATCTGTCCACGTCTGAGCCATCGGTGTTTGACATTGTGAAACATTGTAGAACCATCACGAATCAAATctgtctgtttcttcctcgCACTTCCAATCTCGACCAGATTTCAACTTTAGTATtagaaggagaagaagtacTAGTTGATTATGTATTTATAAGAGGACATTGCAAAGGGATGCTAGTTTTCCTTGGTACTATGGTCTCATAG